Proteins from a genomic interval of Bacteroidota bacterium:
- a CDS encoding FG-GAP-like repeat-containing protein: MPHFTRIFSCVLALLVFALLPAAQVHAQFVDVTAGAGITTPHDGNPSDMGVGAGAAWFDYDQDGDLDLYMTMRLGANFLYENNGGTFTDVAATAGVQDASHDGAGVVAADFNNDGCKDLYLANSNEDVIFQNNCDGTFTDVTTGSGLESSGARRGTSASVGDYDGDGLLDLYVANHTPVAGYGVVDDKTKDQDYLFHNDGSFSFTDVSDDMLGSSERENASFIGSWTDFDNDGDLDIYLIRDCGFDGSGAMDLWRNDGGTDGVTDWTFTEVASTVNGNWCQNGMGVAVGDYDRNGFMDLFYTDNGTAPGGTDPNRAGTILLANSATGFTDVTDAAGVNTLNFSWGANFFDYNLDGFLDLFMAAGSVNDASALIEAKLWESDGPAFTFTDVSVAQGVNDTGRGRVSIYGDYDQDGDPDMFYVNYAGDVKLWRNDNSGSNNWLIVDLEGVTSNLDGIGARIELTSAGGTQIHETRSGSSLGGGDDTGAYFGVGSDEEIASITVTWPSGTVQTLNNVGVNQRMNIVEAAGTTDFLFTNMASVLGAEVTHGGATDGDMPIGTGSAWFDYDNDGDLDLYMTNREGSNWLFQNNAGSFTDVATSAGVEDASGTGAGVAVADYNNDGCVDIYLANTHSDVLYENNCNGTFTDITTGSGLEITEDRRGTSASWGDYDQDGLLDLYVAHHMPAPAATFTGDSEQDYVFHNNGDGTFTDVSDELLGLDRIGRGFIAGWTDYDNDGDLDIFTVRDCPFGANSGPMRLYRNDGGTDPVTDWTMTQVAETAGADWCQNGMGLAVGDYNRDGNMDLFFTDNGATTTEYPASPKRVGAVLLQGDGAGGFIETTDVADVDNNKFSWGANFFDYDNDMFQDLYMVAGAMDPAVALENALWQNDGDGTFTDVSLASGMDDPLNTRTSAFADYDDDGDIDMFVVNYGQQSKLFRNNLSTSNNWMAIDLQGVASNRDGIGARVEVETPDGVTQHYEIRSGSSLGAGDDQAAYFGLGLNGSVTSVTIKWPSGITQVETGLGINQRHLVIEDVAPPAALFSDVTAAAGVNLAHDGGAVADMGMGTGAAWFDYDNDGDQDLYVTMRTGANFLYQNNGGSFTDVAAAAGVQDATNDGAGVAVADFDNDGDKDLFLANGDNDVLYRNNGDGTFTDITSGSGLESSEERRGTTASWGDYNQDGFVDLYVANHMNIAANTATGATEQIKAQDYIYHNDGDGTFTDVSDMLMGTTREGMGFIGGWTDYDADGDLDVFVVHDCPFDGTSPQQVYRNDGGTDGVTDWTFTEVAGTINADWCQNGMGLAVGDYDRDGDFDLFISDNGNDGTIPVGQMGRAGTVLLRNDGGTFTDATDIAGVSSLNWSWGANFFDYDNDGFQDLYLAAGAMNSDTEVVESVLWNNDGDATFTDVSASSGGLNDPTRTRTSVYSDYDQDGDLDMFIVNYAGDTKLYENNDNGLNNWIAFDLEGVSSNRDGIGSRLELLTSDGVTQYYETRSGSSLGGGDDLGAHFGIGSATSITSLTITWPSGIVQVETGLGMNQRHLIVESGIAGGVLTVDPASVDFGQINEGSSSAPQTMTLNNVGSADLDVTAVTITGTDAGDFSHTFAGGPLTIAAGGQSTFDVTFSPMATAAPAMMLPEGVLYRVNAGGSLVDDWEEDTDAVPSTYLLAGSTNIETDSPTPTLDASVPAGTPTDLFTTMRLDANQPEPFMEWDFPVAVGEEYQVRLFFVEMSRCSAGNRVFDVEIEGTLVQDNFDVFAEAGNACNVGIMREYTITATDANLDINFPLENGKPSVLAGIEILGSDGTTTDPRAAQLMIEHDGENPTVNVDLSGESVTTGGGVSVLTVDPVSIDFGQVGEGSSSAPSTVTLTNTGVASVDVSSIDVTGTDAGDFSHDFIAPVTIAGGSTSTFDVTFSPTASAGPEMLLPEGVLFRVNAGGSLVDDWEEDSATTPSAYLLAGSSNIETDSPTPTLDASVPAGTPVDLFTAMRLDADQPEPYMEWDFPVTAGEEIEIRLFFVEMSRCSVGNRVFDIEVEGTTVLEDLDIFTEAGSACNVGIMRSFIVTPLDANLDINFPLENGKPSALAAIEIVGSSGVSTSMREGQLVINNTGLNPVLNVDLAGEATAASGATLIATPTDIDFGQVNEGSASAPMTITLTNNSAEDIDVTAVSITGTDASDFSHDLTAPVTVAASSVGSFDVTFTPAPVTGPEILAPGDVLYRVNAGGGNVDDWEKDSQASPSVYIVPGCCNTESEPVTATADATVPAGTPLDIFESKRKDANQPEPYMEWAFPVTAGTTYEVNLYFVELSRCAVGSRTFDVEIEGVTELSGFDVYAEAGNACNVGTMRSFNVTPADASIDLSFPLANGKPSIVAAIEIIEAITSAPSIRTGQVNIEHTGSNGTQIVQLTGEATENPAGAPVAAFSEVAADLTVTFTDESTDDGTIVSWAWDFGDGNSSTDQNPVHVYAAYGTYNVSLTVTDDLANTNTVAHDVLVADPNATGPFIEENGLVVMEVENFDTNTDNGGHMWISSTSEADFSGAGAMVADPNTGTLIKKNGVSGSPHMTYEVDITNTGSYVVWVRMFAATTDDNSVHVGLAGNPSASKMETLTVGSWVWTNVNTKGAVQSLGITSAGTNTIDIWMREDGTMIDKILLTQDGSFVPSGQGPAESPRGGAATAAKFGQDMLSIDNVVDLPTEFALKSNYPNPFNPTTNIAFDIPEATDVRLEVYDMMGRRVATLINGSLDAGRYEAVWNARSDSGSMVASGVYIYRLRAGSFESVKQMVLMK; encoded by the coding sequence ATGCCTCATTTCACAAGAATATTTTCCTGTGTCCTGGCGCTGCTGGTATTCGCATTACTGCCGGCCGCTCAGGTACACGCTCAATTTGTCGATGTTACCGCTGGTGCGGGCATCACGACGCCACATGACGGGAATCCTTCCGACATGGGGGTTGGTGCCGGCGCTGCCTGGTTCGATTATGACCAGGATGGTGACCTCGACTTGTACATGACGATGCGTTTAGGCGCTAACTTCCTGTACGAAAACAATGGCGGCACATTTACCGATGTCGCAGCAACAGCCGGCGTCCAAGACGCATCACACGACGGTGCCGGCGTCGTAGCTGCAGACTTCAACAATGATGGCTGCAAAGACCTTTATCTCGCGAATAGCAATGAAGATGTAATCTTTCAAAACAACTGTGACGGGACGTTTACAGACGTAACCACGGGTTCTGGACTTGAGTCTTCAGGTGCACGACGCGGTACTTCTGCTTCCGTAGGTGACTATGACGGCGACGGTCTACTCGACCTCTACGTTGCAAATCACACACCTGTTGCTGGGTATGGCGTAGTTGACGACAAAACAAAAGATCAAGACTACTTATTCCATAACGACGGAAGCTTTAGCTTTACAGATGTATCTGACGACATGCTGGGTAGCTCAGAGCGTGAAAACGCGAGCTTCATTGGCTCATGGACAGACTTCGACAACGATGGTGACCTCGACATCTACCTGATCCGCGACTGTGGATTTGACGGCTCAGGTGCGATGGATCTCTGGCGGAACGACGGTGGCACCGATGGTGTGACCGATTGGACGTTTACTGAAGTTGCCAGCACAGTTAATGGCAACTGGTGCCAGAACGGTATGGGCGTTGCAGTAGGTGACTACGACCGCAACGGCTTCATGGACCTGTTCTACACCGATAACGGTACAGCTCCAGGTGGTACGGATCCGAACCGCGCCGGCACAATCCTGCTTGCCAACAGCGCAACCGGATTTACCGACGTTACGGATGCAGCTGGCGTTAACACGCTGAACTTCTCCTGGGGTGCAAACTTCTTCGACTACAACCTCGATGGTTTCCTCGATCTCTTCATGGCTGCCGGCTCTGTAAATGACGCCTCTGCTTTGATCGAAGCCAAACTATGGGAGAGCGACGGTCCTGCTTTCACATTTACTGATGTATCAGTTGCACAGGGTGTGAATGACACCGGCCGCGGCCGCGTTAGCATTTATGGCGACTATGACCAGGATGGGGACCCTGACATGTTCTACGTCAACTATGCTGGCGACGTAAAACTCTGGAGAAATGACAACAGCGGTTCTAACAACTGGCTTATTGTCGATCTTGAAGGCGTAACCAGTAACTTAGACGGTATTGGTGCCCGCATCGAACTGACTTCAGCCGGCGGGACCCAGATCCACGAAACCCGCAGTGGTTCAAGCCTGGGTGGCGGTGACGACACCGGTGCCTACTTTGGCGTAGGATCAGACGAAGAAATCGCAAGCATCACTGTTACCTGGCCTTCAGGTACGGTTCAGACGCTGAACAACGTTGGCGTAAACCAGCGCATGAACATCGTGGAAGCCGCAGGCACCACTGATTTCCTCTTCACCAACATGGCTTCTGTATTGGGTGCAGAAGTAACACATGGCGGTGCTACTGATGGCGACATGCCAATTGGTACGGGTAGCGCCTGGTTTGACTATGACAACGATGGCGACCTTGACCTTTACATGACTAACCGCGAAGGCAGCAACTGGCTCTTCCAGAACAATGCCGGCTCCTTCACCGATGTAGCGACTTCAGCTGGTGTTGAAGACGCTTCCGGTACGGGCGCAGGTGTTGCAGTTGCTGACTACAACAATGATGGTTGTGTAGATATCTATCTCGCTAACACCCATTCAGATGTCCTCTACGAGAACAACTGTAATGGCACGTTCACAGATATCACCACGGGATCCGGTCTTGAAATTACCGAAGATCGTCGTGGTACTTCTGCTTCATGGGGTGACTACGACCAGGACGGTCTGCTTGACCTCTACGTAGCACACCACATGCCGGCGCCGGCAGCTACCTTCACGGGTGACTCCGAGCAGGACTACGTATTCCACAACAATGGTGACGGTACATTCACCGATGTATCTGACGAGTTGCTTGGTTTGGATCGCATAGGTCGCGGCTTCATCGCCGGCTGGACCGATTACGACAACGATGGCGACCTCGATATCTTCACGGTTCGTGACTGTCCATTTGGCGCCAACTCTGGCCCAATGCGTCTCTACCGCAACGATGGCGGTACGGACCCTGTTACAGATTGGACGATGACGCAGGTTGCTGAAACCGCTGGTGCTGACTGGTGCCAGAACGGTATGGGTCTCGCAGTTGGTGATTACAACCGCGATGGCAACATGGACCTGTTCTTCACGGACAACGGTGCAACTACTACAGAATACCCTGCTTCTCCGAAGCGCGTGGGTGCTGTACTGTTGCAGGGTGACGGCGCAGGTGGATTCATCGAGACTACGGATGTTGCAGATGTTGACAACAACAAGTTCTCTTGGGGTGCCAACTTCTTTGACTACGACAACGACATGTTCCAGGACCTCTATATGGTTGCTGGTGCTATGGATCCTGCTGTTGCGCTGGAAAACGCGCTCTGGCAGAATGATGGTGACGGTACGTTTACCGACGTATCACTTGCCAGTGGTATGGACGATCCGTTGAACACGCGTACGTCTGCATTTGCTGACTACGATGATGACGGCGACATCGACATGTTTGTTGTGAACTACGGACAGCAGTCTAAACTCTTCCGTAACAACCTGAGCACATCCAACAACTGGATGGCTATCGACCTGCAAGGTGTTGCCAGTAACCGTGATGGTATTGGTGCGCGTGTTGAAGTTGAAACACCAGACGGTGTAACGCAGCACTATGAAATCCGCAGCGGCTCCAGCCTTGGTGCCGGCGATGACCAGGCAGCGTACTTTGGCCTGGGTCTGAACGGATCAGTTACAAGCGTAACCATCAAATGGCCTTCAGGCATCACACAAGTTGAAACTGGTCTGGGTATCAACCAGCGTCACCTGGTTATTGAAGATGTAGCGCCGCCTGCGGCACTGTTCTCTGATGTAACTGCTGCTGCTGGCGTTAATCTGGCGCACGATGGTGGTGCTGTTGCCGACATGGGCATGGGTACGGGTGCAGCCTGGTTCGATTACGACAACGATGGCGACCAGGACCTCTACGTTACCATGCGTACCGGTGCTAACTTCCTCTACCAGAACAACGGCGGCTCGTTCACGGATGTGGCTGCTGCAGCTGGTGTACAGGATGCAACCAATGACGGTGCCGGCGTAGCTGTTGCTGACTTTGACAACGACGGCGACAAGGACCTCTTCCTTGCCAATGGCGACAATGACGTACTCTACCGGAATAACGGTGACGGTACGTTCACAGACATCACGTCTGGTTCTGGCCTTGAGTCTTCTGAAGAACGCCGCGGTACAACAGCATCATGGGGCGACTACAACCAGGACGGTTTTGTTGACCTCTACGTTGCAAACCACATGAACATTGCTGCCAACACAGCAACGGGTGCCACTGAGCAAATCAAAGCACAGGACTACATCTACCACAACGATGGAGATGGCACGTTCACCGATGTATCTGACATGTTGATGGGTACAACGCGTGAAGGCATGGGCTTCATTGGTGGATGGACTGACTACGATGCTGATGGCGACCTTGATGTCTTTGTTGTACATGACTGCCCATTTGATGGCACGTCACCACAGCAAGTCTACCGCAATGATGGCGGAACAGACGGTGTAACGGATTGGACCTTCACCGAAGTAGCTGGAACGATCAATGCTGACTGGTGCCAGAATGGTATGGGGCTCGCAGTAGGTGACTACGACCGCGACGGCGACTTTGACCTGTTCATCTCTGACAACGGAAACGACGGTACAATTCCTGTTGGTCAGATGGGACGCGCCGGCACAGTGCTGCTTCGCAACGACGGTGGCACCTTCACCGATGCTACGGACATTGCAGGTGTTTCTTCATTGAACTGGTCATGGGGTGCAAACTTCTTCGACTATGACAACGACGGCTTCCAGGATCTCTACCTTGCAGCCGGCGCGATGAACTCAGACACCGAAGTTGTAGAATCTGTACTCTGGAATAACGACGGAGACGCAACCTTCACGGATGTCTCTGCTTCTAGTGGTGGACTCAATGATCCAACACGGACACGTACCAGTGTTTATTCTGACTACGATCAGGATGGTGACCTCGACATGTTCATCGTGAACTATGCCGGCGACACCAAACTCTACGAAAACAACGACAACGGCCTGAACAACTGGATTGCTTTCGACCTCGAAGGGGTATCCAGTAACCGCGATGGTATCGGTTCTCGCCTTGAGTTGTTGACTTCTGACGGTGTTACGCAGTACTACGAAACCCGTAGTGGTTCAAGCCTTGGTGGCGGTGACGATCTCGGCGCGCACTTCGGTATCGGTTCTGCAACATCTATTACAAGCCTTACCATCACCTGGCCATCTGGTATCGTTCAGGTTGAGACAGGCCTGGGAATGAACCAGCGCCATCTCATCGTTGAGAGTGGTATCGCAGGTGGTGTCCTTACAGTTGATCCAGCCAGCGTTGACTTTGGCCAGATCAATGAAGGATCCAGCTCTGCACCGCAGACGATGACATTGAACAACGTTGGTTCAGCAGATCTTGATGTTACGGCTGTAACAATCACAGGTACCGATGCCGGCGACTTTAGCCACACGTTTGCAGGTGGTCCGCTGACTATTGCTGCTGGTGGCCAGAGCACGTTCGACGTAACCTTCTCGCCAATGGCAACGGCAGCACCAGCGATGATGCTTCCTGAAGGTGTACTCTACCGTGTCAACGCTGGTGGTTCACTGGTTGATGACTGGGAAGAAGATACGGACGCAGTACCATCTACGTACCTGCTTGCTGGCTCTACCAACATCGAAACCGATTCACCAACGCCAACGCTGGATGCTTCTGTACCAGCTGGCACGCCAACCGATCTCTTCACAACGATGCGCCTCGATGCTAACCAGCCCGAGCCATTCATGGAGTGGGACTTCCCGGTTGCTGTAGGTGAAGAATACCAGGTACGCCTGTTCTTCGTGGAAATGTCTCGCTGTTCTGCTGGCAACCGCGTATTCGATGTAGAAATCGAAGGCACGCTTGTTCAGGATAACTTCGACGTATTTGCTGAAGCTGGCAACGCCTGTAACGTTGGTATCATGCGTGAGTACACGATCACAGCTACCGATGCTAACCTGGACATCAACTTCCCGCTGGAAAACGGCAAACCTTCTGTGCTTGCTGGTATCGAGATCCTCGGATCTGACGGCACGACAACAGATCCGCGCGCTGCGCAGTTGATGATCGAACACGATGGTGAAAACCCAACGGTTAATGTTGACCTGAGCGGTGAATCAGTGACTACAGGTGGTGGGGTGTCAGTCCTTACCGTCGATCCTGTAAGCATCGACTTCGGCCAGGTGGGTGAAGGTTCTTCTTCAGCACCTTCAACCGTGACGCTGACCAACACGGGTGTTGCCTCTGTTGATGTAAGCTCAATCGATGTAACAGGTACAGACGCTGGCGACTTCAGCCACGACTTCATTGCACCTGTTACCATCGCTGGTGGCTCAACGAGCACCTTCGACGTAACCTTCTCACCGACAGCTTCTGCCGGACCAGAGATGTTGTTACCTGAAGGCGTACTCTTCCGTGTAAATGCTGGTGGTTCACTGGTTGACGACTGGGAAGAAGATTCGGCGACAACGCCATCTGCTTACCTGCTCGCAGGATCCTCCAACATCGAAACGGATTCACCAACGCCAACCCTGGATGCCTCTGTACCAGCAGGTACACCGGTTGACCTCTTCACGGCCATGCGCCTTGATGCTGATCAGCCTGAGCCATACATGGAGTGGGACTTCCCTGTAACTGCAGGTGAAGAAATTGAAATCCGCCTGTTCTTTGTTGAAATGTCGCGTTGCTCTGTTGGCAACCGCGTATTCGACATCGAAGTTGAAGGCACCACAGTACTCGAAGATCTCGACATCTTCACTGAAGCCGGCAGCGCTTGTAACGTGGGCATCATGCGCTCGTTCATCGTAACGCCGCTGGACGCCAACCTCGACATCAACTTCCCGCTTGAAAACGGTAAGCCGTCTGCCCTGGCAGCGATCGAGATTGTTGGTTCTTCAGGTGTTAGCACGAGCATGCGCGAAGGCCAGCTTGTGATCAACAACACAGGCCTAAACCCAGTACTCAACGTTGACCTCGCTGGTGAAGCTACGGCTGCAAGCGGCGCAACACTGATCGCTACGCCTACAGATATCGACTTCGGTCAGGTAAACGAAGGTTCTGCTTCTGCACCGATGACAATCACGCTGACAAACAACAGCGCGGAAGACATCGATGTGACGGCTGTTTCGATCACAGGCACGGACGCAAGCGACTTTAGCCACGATCTCACAGCGCCGGTAACGGTCGCTGCAAGTAGCGTAGGTTCGTTTGATGTAACCTTCACACCGGCACCGGTAACAGGACCAGAAATTCTGGCCCCTGGCGACGTACTGTACCGCGTCAACGCTGGTGGTGGCAATGTAGATGATTGGGAGAAAGACTCTCAGGCTTCTCCATCCGTGTACATTGTACCTGGATGCTGCAACACGGAATCTGAGCCAGTCACAGCTACGGCAGACGCAACGGTTCCTGCAGGTACACCGCTTGACATTTTTGAAAGCAAGCGTAAAGATGCCAACCAGCCAGAACCCTACATGGAATGGGCATTCCCGGTCACAGCCGGTACCACCTATGAAGTCAACCTGTACTTCGTAGAGCTGTCTCGCTGTGCTGTGGGTAGCCGTACGTTCGATGTTGAAATCGAAGGGGTAACCGAGCTGAGTGGTTTCGATGTGTACGCCGAGGCCGGCAACGCCTGTAACGTAGGAACGATGCGTTCCTTCAATGTTACGCCAGCGGATGCCAGCATCGACCTCAGCTTCCCGCTCGCCAATGGCAAGCCTTCAATCGTGGCCGCTATCGAGATCATCGAAGCAATCACGAGCGCGCCATCAATCAGAACGGGACAGGTGAACATCGAGCACACTGGTTCAAACGGTACGCAGATCGTTCAGTTGACTGGTGAAGCTACAGAGAATCCAGCCGGCGCTCCTGTCGCTGCCTTCTCTGAAGTAGCCGCTGACCTGACCGTAACCTTCACAGACGAAAGCACGGATGACGGCACGATCGTATCGTGGGCATGGGACTTCGGTGATGGCAACTCATCTACCGATCAGAACCCTGTGCATGTGTACGCTGCATACGGTACCTACAATGTCTCATTGACGGTAACGGATGACCTCGCGAACACCAACACGGTGGCTCATGACGTACTGGTTGCAGATCCAAATGCAACAGGTCCGTTCATCGAAGAGAATGGTCTGGTTGTGATGGAAGTCGAAAACTTCGATACCAACACCGACAACGGTGGTCACATGTGGATCTCAAGCACAAGCGAGGCTGACTTCAGTGGCGCTGGTGCAATGGTTGCTGATCCGAACACGGGCACGCTGATCAAGAAGAACGGCGTATCTGGTAGCCCGCACATGACGTACGAAGTAGACATCACGAACACCGGTTCGTATGTCGTCTGGGTGCGCATGTTTGCTGCTACAACGGATGACAACTCTGTCCACGTTGGTCTTGCTGGCAACCCATCTGCTTCTAAGATGGAGACGCTGACCGTTGGCTCCTGGGTATGGACCAACGTCAATACCAAAGGCGCCGTACAGTCGCTTGGTATCACGTCAGCCGGCACCAACACGATCGACATCTGGATGCGCGAAGACGGCACCATGATCGACAAAATCCTCCTCACGCAGGATGGCAGCTTTGTACCGTCAGGACAGGGTCCTGCAGAAAGCCCACGTGGTGGTGCTGCAACAGCTGCTAAATTCGGTCAGGACATGCTGTCAATCGACAACGTTGTTGATCTGCCAACTGAGTTTGCACTCAAGTCCAACTATCCGAACCCATTCAATCCAACCACAAACATTGCTTTCGATATTCCAGAAGCAACGGATGTGAGACTGGAAGTCTACGACATGATGGGTCGCCGGGTAGCGACGCTGATCAATGGTAGCCTGGATGCAGGTCGCTACGAAGCCGTGTGGAACGCACGCAGCGATTCTGGCTCCATGGTTGCAAGTGGTGTGTACATCTACCGCCTGCGCGCCGGCTCTTTCGAGTCTGTCAAGCAGATGGTTCTGATGAAGTAA